The following coding sequences lie in one Nocardioides sambongensis genomic window:
- a CDS encoding LysR family transcriptional regulator yields MDRMGRGAVLLDVRRLRLLRELAVRGTLARVAEALHQSPSSVSQQLTQLEREAGVPLLIKAGRGVRLTPQAEILVRHAEHVLAGLERAEEEVAASLATPSGSLRVAVFQSAALALLPAALTWLRDEHPQLRVTVVQREPETALAETWARDFDLVVAEEYPHHASPRHPGLDRVPLTTDSLWLAVAAQGADHAHIRTIEDAADVPWVMEPVGAASRHFAEQTCRRAGFEPDVRFETADLQAHLRLVQSGHAVALLPDILWKGLPAPARLCALPDAPQRSIFTSARLSSGASPGVAACREALAHAARAPR; encoded by the coding sequence ATGGATCGGATGGGGAGGGGAGCCGTCTTGCTGGACGTACGACGACTGCGGCTGCTCCGCGAGCTGGCCGTACGGGGCACCCTGGCCAGGGTGGCCGAGGCGCTGCACCAGAGTCCATCGTCGGTCTCCCAGCAGCTCACCCAGCTCGAACGCGAGGCCGGTGTCCCGCTGCTGATCAAGGCCGGTCGCGGTGTGAGGCTGACCCCGCAGGCCGAGATCCTGGTGCGGCACGCTGAGCACGTCCTGGCCGGGCTGGAACGTGCCGAGGAGGAGGTCGCCGCCTCGCTGGCCACGCCGTCCGGCTCGTTGCGCGTGGCCGTCTTCCAGTCCGCCGCGCTGGCCCTGCTGCCGGCCGCCCTCACCTGGCTCCGCGACGAGCACCCACAGCTGCGGGTCACCGTCGTGCAGCGCGAGCCGGAGACGGCGCTGGCCGAGACCTGGGCCCGCGACTTCGACCTCGTGGTCGCCGAGGAGTATCCGCACCACGCGTCGCCGCGCCACCCCGGCCTGGATCGGGTGCCGCTCACCACCGACAGCCTGTGGCTCGCGGTCGCCGCGCAGGGTGCCGACCACGCCCACATCCGGACCATCGAGGACGCGGCGGACGTCCCGTGGGTGATGGAGCCGGTCGGGGCGGCCTCCCGTCACTTCGCCGAGCAGACCTGTCGCCGGGCCGGCTTCGAGCCCGACGTCCGGTTCGAGACCGCCGACCTGCAGGCCCACCTGCGCCTGGTGCAGTCCGGGCACGCGGTCGCCCTGCTGCCCGACATCCTGTGGAAGGGCCTGCCCGCCCCGGCACGGCTGTGCGCCCTGCCGGACGCTCCGCAGCGGTCGATCTTCACCTCGGCACGACTCTCCTCCGGGGCGAGCCCCGGCGTCGCCGCCTGCCGCGAGGCACTGGCCCACGCGGCGCGCGCGCCACGCTGA